A window of Paucidesulfovibrio gracilis DSM 16080 contains these coding sequences:
- a CDS encoding N-acyl homoserine lactonase family protein, protein MNWKIHPIVVGTKVFDKSMMTYQYNQGKEFVIPLYVWYLEGGDKTVLVDTGEMHPICSEDREQAIGGRIRTFEDGLAEFGLKPEDVDVVLHTHLHNDHCENDYKCENATFYVHEKEMENIHNPHPLDYRYLADFVEDVEDAGQIVTLDKDTEVLPGIRMIHTPAHTEGGMSVLVDTPGGKTLICGFCTIDENLNPPPAIRGMEMDVIPPGTHLNVKDAYDILLRARDMADRVLPLHEPRFAAMRTIE, encoded by the coding sequence ATGAACTGGAAGATTCATCCCATCGTGGTCGGCACAAAGGTGTTCGACAAGAGCATGATGACCTATCAGTACAATCAGGGAAAGGAATTCGTTATTCCCTTATATGTCTGGTATCTTGAGGGCGGGGACAAGACCGTGCTCGTGGATACCGGCGAAATGCACCCCATTTGCTCCGAGGATCGGGAACAGGCCATCGGCGGCCGGATCCGCACCTTTGAAGACGGGCTGGCAGAGTTCGGACTCAAGCCCGAGGACGTGGATGTGGTTCTGCATACCCATTTGCACAATGATCATTGCGAAAATGACTATAAATGCGAAAACGCGACGTTCTATGTGCATGAAAAAGAAATGGAAAATATCCACAATCCACATCCGCTTGATTATCGGTACCTTGCCGACTTTGTGGAGGACGTGGAAGACGCCGGACAGATTGTTACCCTGGACAAGGATACCGAGGTGCTGCCCGGCATCCGCATGATCCACACACCGGCCCATACCGAAGGCGGCATGTCCGTGCTGGTGGATACGCCCGGCGGAAAGACCCTCATCTGCGGTTTTTGTACCATTGATGAAAACCTGAATCCGCCGCCCGCCATCCGCGGCATGGAAATGGACGTGATTCCCCCTGGAACGCATCTTAACGTCAAGGACGCGTATGATATTCTGCTGCGCGCGCGGGACATGGCCGACCGCGTGCTGCCGCTGCACGAACCGCGCTTCGCGGCCATGCGCACCATTGAGTGA
- a CDS encoding DUF554 domain-containing protein: protein MILPIGTLVNALAIILGSICGLLLHNRFPDRIRIIVFQGLGLCVLVIGLRMAFKAEDMLLVIFSVLLGGISGELMRLDRRLDTMGDRLKGLVRSKNERFTEGLVTASLIFCIGAMAIVGSFDEAIRGDRTLLYTKSVLDAFASIALAASYGLGVLFSFLAVLIYQGLLTLFAGYLQDYLSPLVISQLTGAGGVLILGIGITLLDLKSIKLANLLPALVFVVLLTMLKGWASGLLGF, encoded by the coding sequence ATGATTCTGCCCATCGGCACACTGGTCAACGCCCTGGCCATCATCCTCGGTTCCATTTGCGGCCTGCTCCTGCACAACCGCTTTCCCGACCGCATCCGCATCATCGTATTTCAGGGGCTGGGGCTGTGTGTCCTGGTCATCGGCCTGCGCATGGCCTTTAAGGCCGAGGACATGCTTTTGGTTATTTTTTCCGTGCTCCTGGGCGGCATTTCCGGGGAACTGATGCGTCTGGACCGACGGCTCGACACCATGGGCGACCGGCTCAAGGGGCTGGTCCGCTCCAAAAATGAACGCTTCACCGAAGGGCTGGTCACGGCCTCCCTGATCTTCTGTATCGGAGCCATGGCCATTGTCGGTTCTTTTGACGAAGCCATCCGCGGCGACCGGACCCTGCTCTACACCAAGTCCGTGCTGGACGCCTTCGCTTCCATCGCCCTGGCCGCGTCCTACGGTCTGGGCGTGCTTTTTTCCTTTCTTGCGGTGTTGATCTATCAGGGGTTGCTGACCCTGTTCGCCGGATATCTTCAGGACTATCTCTCGCCTCTGGTCATCTCTCAACTCACGGGCGCGGGCGGCGTGCTCATCCTGGGCATCGGCATCACCCTGCTGGACCTCAAAAGCATCAAGCTGGCCAACCTGCTGCCCGCCCTGGTCTTCGTCGTGCTGCTGACCATGCTCAAGGGCTGGGCCTCCGGCCTGCTCGGTTTTTGA